In Methylomonas sp. MK1, the genomic stretch TGCGGGTTCAGGGGTACCAACACCAGCGCGTTCAAGGCCGGGTGCAGAATCGGACCGCCGGCAGACAAGGAATACGCGGTAGAGCCGGTTGGGGTGGCGACGATCAAGCCATCCGAACGCTGGGTATTCAGATACACGCCATCGATGCTGGTGACGATCTCTATCATGCTCGGCGTCACCCAGCGATGTACCACCACCTCGTTGACGGCGGTTTGCTGATGGATGATTTCGTGGTCGCGGATGATATGAGTACTGAGCAACTGGCGCTGCTCGCTCTTGAACTCCCCAGCCAAAATCTTATCCAGACGGCTGGACAACTGCTCCGGCGAAATGTCCACCAAAAAGCCCAGCCTGCCCAGGTTTACGCCCAGCAGCGGCGTTTCGAAATCCGCCGCGGCGCGGGCCGCCGCCAGAAAGGTACCATCGCCGCCCACGGCGATAATCAAGTCGCATAGTTCCGGCAGTCGCTCGATATGTACGCCCTTTATGTCGGCGCCGTCGAGCAATTCCGCGCTTTGGCTATCTACGACGATGTCGTGACCACGGGCTTTTAGGTAACGGAACAGTTCGTTCAGCGTCGCGGCAATACCGGGATCGCCGCACTTGCCGATGATACCGATACGCTGGAAGGGGGTTGGCATGGTTGGGGTGGTGGTTTTTGAGTAAGTTCGATTATAGGGGATTGTGTTTTTATTCGGTAGCGTTGTGTGATTTGTGTCGCTGGCGCGACGGGTTGTTTGGATGTCGGGTCTCGGCCCGACGGCCGAGTAACTTTTCTTTGTTTGGCCAAAGAAAAGTCACCAAAAGAAACGCCACCCGGATGCC encodes the following:
- a CDS encoding NAD(+) kinase translates to MPTPFQRIGIIGKCGDPGIAATLNELFRYLKARGHDIVVDSQSAELLDGADIKGVHIERLPELCDLIIAVGGDGTFLAAARAAADFETPLLGVNLGRLGFLVDISPEQLSSRLDKILAGEFKSEQRQLLSTHIIRDHEIIHQQTAVNEVVVHRWVTPSMIEIVTSIDGVYLNTQRSDGLIVATPTGSTAYSLSAGGPILHPALNALVLVPLNPHTLSNRPIVIDDNVVIEIRFSQTKQINALVTCDHMEIPDVRINDKIVIKKSAKPIKILHPADHDFFHTLRSKLNWSGYPA